The sequence below is a genomic window from Xyrauchen texanus isolate HMW12.3.18 chromosome 46, RBS_HiC_50CHRs, whole genome shotgun sequence.
catatttttacatttattatgcaGTGCCTTGCCCCCAAGACACTTTCATTGTTAGTGGATTACTGTAAACACAGCAGTCTAAATTTTTCTCAGATACTGCCaataaagcttaacttgtattgaggcAGGAGCATTCTGTAAAACTGTTCTCTTTATATCCTTACCATCATCGAGAGTGATATCCTGCAGTCCTGTGTTCTGAAAGATTAGCTCATTCTCTTCATCTGGTTCCTGTTTAACATTACGGCTTTCTCCACCTTGTGACGCATTGTAATCCAATGGGTCTGCACTTTTTCTGGCTACCTTGAGAGATGTACCTTTGATGGATTGAGGGTCCTTCAAGTACTCCCTGGTAGACGATGAGATAGAAGGCACTGTAGCAAGAGTGCAGTGATGCCGATGAGGAGGCACCTGGGACGAGGAGGACTGTGGGAATTGCACCAGCTCCACAGCACGCAGACCAGATCTATCAACAGTTGGGCTAGTTAACATAGACAGGCTGGATGCTAAGGAGGGACCAAGGTGGTGAAGATTATGGCCTTGTTCTGAAGGCATTTCTTGGTATCCTTCACCTAATTGAGACCTTGGTTGCTCGATAAAGGTTTGGGATGACTCGTCACCTTGCAGTAAGCCACAATTAATGGAATCACTCGGTTGTCCTTTGTAAGAAAGGTTATCTTGATGTTTCTGGTATGAAGACTTGGTGAAGTCCACTGATGGGTGGTAGAACATGGTGTGGAGGTCTTCTCCAGCACTATGATTGCTGTCTGGAAGATGAGGGTGGTTCAGATATGAAGAATCCTGAGGTGAGTAATTGATATGAGTTGAAGATGAAGCACAGACTGATCCTCCAGACAGCAGCCACTGCTCAAGGGTCTGGGCCTGTTCGGATGTTATTGGATCCCCAGTGGTGATGAAGCCTGCTGGGGTGGTGGTGGCATTGGTGGCACGGTCCGTCCCCATACCAAACTCCTGTTTTACCTGCACTGCTTGGAAGGAGGATAAACAACACTTTATACATTCACTTTAGgagcttttttgaaaatgtcccaACTTctcaatgcatttaaaaatgtatatactgcaTGTTCTTTACCAAATGAAACTGAAATACTGCACACAACTGACAAGAGATTTCCAAAATTGCAATCTCTAACCAGATTTACTGGCTTCTACACAATTTCTGGGAGACAAACCACCAATACAAGGAACCGGGCAGCTACAGTGAGCACTTTGAGGAAAGATTTAAGTGGttcatattttttaaactttgaaagATATTCAAGAGTTTTTTGGAGGCACTTAACAGGGTGAGATAGCACACAACTGCATATTGCAAGTTATACGTACGTCCATAAAATAACTGGTACCTATTTATTATGGATTGATGCAAAttcagttcagtcatgacaactcttggaATAGATTTAAGGTGTTAAAAAAGATATGTCATGTTGGTAGGTTTGGTCATGGCAGACTAGATCCGCttacgctgctgctgctgagcaaGTCCAAAGACTTGCTACTTCTGGGGTCGATGGACActccggcacgtcctgctggatattttcgtcattacagcggaaacaacataaaattctctgtcattttggggtatacaaataagtgtaagacatcattagagactataaagggtctacttttataacaacaaaatcttgtgcttttgtaatataaagaaaataaaaagggtgagctttcagcagtctctgtgttcacgagcatatatatctgaaacacgtcacaaaaatttactgaaactccgtgaatacttatcacacaaacatgaaacatacgtctaaagaaagcttaaaatgtctaattttaaataaaacaattcaatgtaattggtatgaaacaaagcgatgtacaatttgTCCTGGCTAcactaattatccctaatgtgatcacacccacgggtagagggcgctattcatacagtactgtgctgaggcgatcaatgcaaatgtaaacaccccgactgtgccttaaaaacatctagttcattcacttttctgcgcatttgaaagatcgcaagatacacaagtgaggaaactcctggatagtgaagaagagcgggactccgatgaacgtttgtattttgaagagacttgatccagccgaggatacaatttcggatgagtaagtcatttagttttaattagttgacatgccattttatataaacatgtacatattttactagtgggaccgtttccagacttgccagccaggattcagagtattgacatttgaaaaatgtcctaagaagcaagttttagttacatttaaatgctgttttagcaaagtgcatttaaattgtatgctgtatgatataaatatgatatgtattatgatataaaaataatatgaatgtttagattatattttatctagtgtttatgctgcctcattatcatcaacaaagcttgtgcttgcaaatatgtgttaaggttaaatgagtaaaatgcactttaaatatgcccatattacaaaatcagcatattataatgatttctgaaggatcatgtgacactgaagactgcagtaatgatgctgaaaattcagctttgatcacaaattacattttacaatatatttaaatagaaaactgttcttttaaattgtaaaaagagttcacaatatcacagttttttctgtattttggatcaaataaatgcagcactggtgtgcagaagagacttcttttaaacggtagtgtaggtctaaaattaagtaaagtctttatgtaaagaaatgtatagtcagattacttattttaacttaaaacctgattttgatcattaagtttcctcacattcattctctttctgtcacattcctcattgataggcccaggggaggggtcttttgtctcctcaggtttgaattacaatcaatattcatgatagttcacgcctcctcgcatatgacatttataacactaaaagtgtcttacaaaagttaaattactatattattttgtatgaatgagtcatcaggatggttttcacagcATTATGTAGCAAACACTcttggctacaagatccagttctcaaaagtcttgtggacaaatgtttagtatgtgttatatggctttatttcaatgatttaaattattattaatttttttcaaaaaccatgcataatgtatgtgtacatacatgttgctcacatatcattgtagcccagtttgtgctgaatacagtgtttatatgtgaatacaGACTTTAGCcatgaatgtgtttttaagcaactgaaaaaagcacaaatgtcaaggcatgtcaaaacttctccagggcccaaaacaccctcagagggTTATAGAACACACATGCTGTGTTGAGCATGTACAACTTgcagctgctgctgcacaattagacattcAATCCATGTGAAGCAGATTTAGACCTGTGGTGCTGAGGAGGAGGCTTTCAGAGAGAAAACTGTTGTAGCGTGCTACATTTATACCGGCTTTTTAAATGCTGGAAAAAGAGGGGGGACGAAAGtcgattggctaacagattacatgtcaaaggacctatcagctgcACTATGCAAGCTTAACAGATTATGTACAAAGGACCTATGTATCTATCAAAGGACCTTTCAGACTGGGATGTAGAATTTCCTGACTGAACTTAGAATCATACGTCTACAACATCTTCTGCTAATATCTTTTTGTTCTCAGTGCAGCCATTTGTTGAGACTGCAGCTTTGAACAAGTTACCATTTTGTTGCACTCCATTATATTATTGTGGTATCATTGATTTCAGATTTACCCACCCCTAAACGCCAAAATGGGAACTGTGGTTGGTGGTTTGACATGTTGGTCAGACAGCCTCTTCCTGGCTAACTGGCAGTTCTCGACATAAATAAGTTCGACAAGATTTAATGTTGATACTCCCTGTGAGACTAGTTCTATATAATGAGAAGGACTATTACCTGAAATATAGGTGAAGAACTGTGAGGCACTTTTCTTCCTCTTGCCATTGCTGACTGAGACCTGCACCTGGGTGGAGGAAACCATGGTTTTCTTGTGATACGGAGGAATCTTCACCACTATGCTTCTCTAAACAGGAAAGGGAAACACATAAGAATTGCAGAGACATACACCTGtaattgggtgtttcttcaactttgggcaaatTCATGTCCCAAGGGTTGATTTTTTTAACAACTACAAGATTTCACAAAACTCAGTGTTTTTCTTTAAGTCCAAATGACTAAAACCCGAAGTTGAAAAAACGTCCAGTTATAGATCTAAAAGGCATTTGCATGTAAAGTAAAATTCTTTACTAAAAACTTAATAGCAAACTGTGCTTACATTTTTACTCTTTTCTGGTATAGCTTTCACTTCAGCCTCCCATTGTGTTTTACCATCTGGAATGGAAAAAGGATGATACAAAGACATCCAGAATTTATTGCAAAACTACTGATCTAAAAACAGCTTAAAATGAGAGAAGAGAAACAAGTTGCAAGTATAATTATcctcattttaattaattaatttaaaaaggatCCCTTACCTGAGCCCTTGTCTTGGAAGATGACTACTGACTCTGGGTTGATGTTTGGGCCAGTGATTGTCATCTCCTCTCCTCCAGTCAATGATCCACAGGCGGGACTGAAATTATCGATCTGGGGAAGCTCATGAGCCAAGCGTTGAGCTGGCACACAGACAAAGACAATAGTAAATGGGCGAAGAACCGTTTATCAATACATTTTGATAATGTTTTTCCTTTGTCCCATTAGTGCTTTAGCtcctgtttcaaaaggaaatacatcaacacaatcAAGAAAAAACTCACAGCATTCTATGGGTACAGAGGCAACCTGCAGTGACAGCACTTTTCCATTGTGCTGAGGGATCTGAACACGGAATACAGCACGCACACGTGTGTTCTTACGGCCGATGTCCGTTTCTCCTTTTCGCAACTCAATGTCTGAGTTCCGTAGCTTCAGGATTCCAGCACAGTCAATACTTTCAAAGAAAGATGGTAAAATACATCCATTTGATATTACAGTCAAatagattatttttaattttgtaaaattatttccCTGCAAGGGGGGCGGGGTTTCAACATTGGGCACTTAGCACTAtggatttctagaaagtaaaatcttgataaacattttttaacacaattttttttaatttgtaaactAAAAATGTCTAACAGTTTATGTACATGAGATCTCTGTcaatttttctgaaagtcatgaaaattcccaccacaatgacatttccagcacatcttaaattctgtattgtgtttaatagaattatgTGGTGGTAATGACAATTTTAAGTTTGAAACCAAAAGATATAATAGGTCATTTCAATACCATCTCTAAAGCATTGAGACAATAAATTTAACTTGGACTTACTCAAaacactttatttatatttaaaaatatggaaAATTCTCATTTCTATTTAAAGccttaaaacctctactaaatATCCCATATTTTCCATTAACAGCTGCCATCTTTCCGATCCAAAGGCTAAACGTTCAACCATGTCAGTACATTTATGCAAAAATGCTCTCTCTCTGATGCATGCAGGGCAGGGATAATGTAAATCAGAGGTTTTTCCGATAGGTACCTGGCAGACATGTTGTTTTCAGGCAGGAGAGGAATTTCGAGAACTTTGGTGTTGGCGATCACAGTCTCTTGACTGGGCGTCGCTACGGTTTTCCCTGTTATCCTGTGCACCTGATAGAACAGGTGTGGCCTGATGTAACGCTCGTCTGCCGTTCCGATGAACATCTGCAGGCTGATGGGCTTCTCATTGTATCCTATGAGCTGTAGATATTATAACAAATTATAAGCAAATAAGCATCCAAATATaacaactattatttaaaaaatcacgGCAAACACAcacctctatctatctatctatctatctatctatcttatctatctatctatgctcAGTTCATCTGTTCTTCTTGTGGCAGGAATGGTCACCAATTTGTGTTGTAGGTTGCTAGGATAAACAAACAGGACAACACATGTAACATTAGCTTTTAACCTGTTAAAAATACCACAAGCTGGCAGGATCAAACATTTTGTCCATGAGCCAGACTGATATACATCACATGAATGAAAACACACTGACCACATAAATATATCCCATTTATGTTTACTTCTATTCTAAGTAAATTCAATGATTATCAAATATTATCAAATCTAAACTAATCTTGCTTTTCCTTCAAAGACAAAGTTGCCCTTAAATATTCTGTCCAAATGTACACCACCTCCCACCTTTGTTTCAAACATTTATGTCATTCTGTATGAGTCCAGTATGgaggcaatgaaagtgaaaggtgactgaggctaacattctgccacacatctccttttgtgttccacagaagaaatcagaagaaaaaatgtgtttggatctacatgacggtgagtaaatgataacataatttaCAGTTTGGGTAAACAATTCTATTAACAATGCTAACAGAATATTTAAATTCACCTCAACAATAAGCTTGTATTTTAGAGTTGCAGTAGAGCAGATGTCAGATGAGAAACACCCTGAGGTTTGGAACTCATTCTCAATATACCAGAACAATGAAATCAACTGCTGCCGGAGTTCAGTGAACTCTGACAAACCTCTACGTGCACAATACACTTTGTGTGCCATGTGACTAGCAAAAACAAAGCAGGGCAAAAAGGTAATGATGGACGTCATACTTCAATTATTAACCACAATCAATTAAACTCTAAGTAAATTCACTACTGTCTTGTACTTTCATATACCAGGCATTGGCCAGGTGTGTTTAATCACAAAACAAAGTACATTTGTGGCTGATTTACATGATGTGCTGACATTGAAATAGTAAATGAGGGACAATAAACAAATCTGTCCTGTGAGAGTTTCTTAGCCACTATTGACTGTATTTCACTGTACTGCAGAAGTACTAGATTTCTTTTTTTGAAGACGaacaaaatgtgagtggtgcttgtctaTGCAAATCTTGCTTTCATGACGCTAGGGTGTTGTGgttggttgccagtgtgttgctATACAGCTACTAGGTTGTTCTAGGTTGATTACTGGCAtaaatcaaaagagcccacccttaAATTCATCTGTACCAAAAACATTGAGGGATGAGTTACATGCCAAAGTTGAATATTTATGGATGTGCAAGAATGAGCACTAGTAATAATGAGTCTTGTCTTAGCAGTGACTTTGacaatgaacaaacagatagtcccaaccCAAATTGCCCCaccccattggttgagtcagacATTGGCATGtcaggctgctcaaacaaacagcaatgttcagaaagtgccacagtgtttaaacTCTTCAGTGTGGGAGTCAACGTATAAATGGCATACTTACAACCATTCTTACTTCTAGCTAGGTCTGTCATGATAATGAAAGTTGGCTGACATTTAATTGTCATAAATTGCGATTATCATGATTAACGGTtatacttcttaaggtgtatcTGTGCTTAATAGaccttaagaagtcatttattcttatttaacTTGGAATCAAACAATAAAATAGAGATATAAAATTTCCTTTTAGGCTATAAAAACTTggtcaaatttacatttacacagttgttttatattatattgcaaTACGAGTACATTTCTGTCCTAAactcttcactttcaaatgtttTAAGGCTCTCACGTTACACTCATGAGCCCTTATTTGGTATTAAGAAAGAATTTGAGCTTCTGTGTGTATTTCATGTTCCTTCATCCTATCAAACTGTAGGTTTAGAGTGCATTCCAATTAGTTTTTTGCGGAGTTCACCCTGGGTGCAGCAAAGAAGGGCTCAACCTCTCCTGCATCTGAACCTGCAGCATCACATGCAGTCTACCTACAGTAGTGAACCTACCATGCTTTGTGCTGCTGCAAGTGATGTTATGGTTAACagataactaaaaaaaaattcaaatctaaaGTGAGGTGCTCTTACAAAGCAGACACCTCTTATCATTATTACTATATTATCTTAGTTATATTATCAAATAAGttcccttatttggacagtaaaaatatgattggaatttgaagtgcacaataaatcGCACTTATCTCAAATAATTGCAATCGGGCAAATATCTAACTGTCTAGAAACTATATTAATATGGTATAAAGTCTGACCTTTACAACAGGGTGTCTTCCGCAGTCTGATTTAATGGCTCCTCGACTGCCCTCCGTCTCGTAATGGGCTCTGTGGTGAGATTTAGGTTGGATCTCAATTTTTAACTCACATTGACCAAACTGGCTGGGAAGAGGACAATCCAGTGGAGGTAAAGATGTGGACCTGAGCAAGAAAGAGAGAACAGCAACAGCTGTAACAAACATGGTTGTTGTTTTTGAACATTTGCCAATAAAGAAAACATGCTCCATTGTTACAACATAATCAGGTTCATAAATGATGGAGTACAGTACATATTATTATGTAACCCACTAATGTCTATTTTCCACAAAAAGGGTGAACAATTGACTCCAGAGTAATTTACCTGTATAAAGGAGTGTTGACTTGTTTAGGTTTAGCCCAAGGGAAGTGTGTTGGGACGGCTAAGAAATGTTCAACTATATCCTCTTTCTTCAAACTGGGGAGGGATGTGGCTATGCCTGAGTTTAGTGATGAGTTTGCAAGGTCTTGGTCTTGAAGACCTGAGTTCTCTTGTCCAAGCAACAGAGACACTTGATCCTGGTTGTGGTTGGTATGATACGTTCTTCGTGTTTTGGATGGGATATCAATGTCCAATGGAAGGGTCTGGTAGGGAGCAAATGTGGCACATCCCAACCAAGTCTCCTCTGTGACACTTCCCCGAGGTGAGTGAGAGGGCGTGGCGTTGGGTGACAGGTGAGGAGAGGCCAAACCTGGAATGACCTCTGCACTGGAATGTCGCCTTTTTCCACATGGCGAGGTTGGCCGAGAGGAAGGCCGTGAGGATGAGGAGTGTGGGCGAGGACTGAGCCACGAGTCCTCTGTGACACTGGTGCGGGGTGACTGATAGGGCGACAGCGATTGGGCGTATTGATATTGCAGAtgttgctgctgttgttgctggTAACGGTACCAAGGATCATCTCCATATGCAGCTAAACAGCCGGGAGAACCGAAGGGGGAGACGAGTGGAGACACTTGAGGGGACACCTGGGGAGAGGTGAGGGGGGACGGCAGAGGAGACGCCAGTGGCGACACTAGAGGAGAAGCTAGCCGAACTCGAGCGGCCGCTTCATTCAGCTCTGCCTCCACATCATCATAGACATGCGAGAAGGATTCACAAGATGAGGCATCGGACAACCAGCTGCGAGATGACAAGCTACTGCAGGGACTGGGACACAGTGAGGAGGAGTCCCTGTAGGACGGATCCAGCGTTAAGGGAAATAGCTGGTCCCTTGATAGAGAGCCAGCTCCGCCTTCCCCACAAGCACCTGCCAGCTGCTCCAACTGTTGGGTACCTAGGTCCTGGTGGCAATTGGTTGGGATCGAGGTGATCTGGATGCTTGGACAGTCAAATACCCTGCTAGGGGACTCCATAGGTTGGACAGAACCAGGGTGAGGGGCAGCATACACCTGTGTTGAGCAGCTGTCCAGTTGTCCTGTAGGATGGTGAGACCCAGAAGCAAAGAGAGGGTAGCAGTTGGCATCATCATCCAATCTGGATTCTAAAGTAACAACCAAAAAGGAAGGTGGTTCAGACATCACAGCACTGAAAATGCCATGCCTGGACATGGTGCCTGAAGATCAGCCCCccttcaagtcaacatgaaatggaatTCACTCAGATGTCACATATTTCTAActgaaacagaatattcaacaAAAATATAATGTAGGGCAGGATTTAATTTTCCATTGGAAATTGATTGGAGCAAGAAAAATGGGCATTCTGTACCAGAATGGAGCTTGACCTGAATGCGAGTTTGCATTAAATTGTTGAAAACTACTCCTCTCATGAAAAACTGCAAGCAACCACTTTTGATGAGGTTATTTGTCTGGGACATGATGGCTAAATGTCACGTTCACCCATTAGAGCATCTCCACATATCCCAATAGTAATGCTTCTTTTTCAAATCTAtcattatttgctattattgcCACAAGCTTTATTAGTACCGTTAACAGAAATGATAAAGACCTTAATCACCATACatggcatatttaatttgacatatgCTTAACAGCTGTCAGGAACAGAAAACCAGGTTGAATGTTTTTCAACTGAAATCATTCTGCACTGAAATCAGAAGCACTGATCCCTGTGGCCAAAgttggaagtgtttttgaaagttTGGGCACATTTGAGCTCCAAATTCCTggttaaatgtccacagagtggaaccaaaagtgagttgtaggCCTATTGTTACTTGTAAATAATGTAACATAgttaacaggaatgcatatttaactCTAagaaagtctttctagcaagtcagtccactggcagccatctttggaacactcccgggaagctatttccagtcatgaaagtgcagctcatatctacttaaatggggaaagaccgaaatctccaaaatggttggccAAGATAAAGATCAGAGAACATATTCAGTAAATATATAacaaatcaacagtaaaatctgacaacactggtatcataaattgtatttatttacctcagattacgcaaaaaaaaaaaatcctagctTGAATATCTGATGCACATGCGCATTTTtgaattgattgacaggcgatgtctgtatcgaaaaggtgattggctcttttacctgtaaggcgagACTTCTTTTCAACATCTGTCGACCATTGGGAGTTCCAACTTCTCCCATTAATTTCaaaagaagtggcccatctctgacTCTACCCTCAACCCAAACCCCATTCCTttacctaaccatcagtggtgtaaaaatataattttagaacAAAACTCTAAATCAGTGCTTATGTaaaagtgattacttcctggttcccatgggatTAAGGTTAAAATGATGCACAAATGTCAtgtgtcagtaattcagcagtaCGGGGTCGACTTCAGAGTACACAAACTTCAGAGGCTACATGTCGATTTCCCATGTGAAAATCATGATGCTGGGATATACCTTGGTGCCAATCATTCCAAGAATGTACAGCTGCAGACCGGAGACCTCTAAGAGGGAGGGGCTCATCCCAAACTTGGAGGGGCCCACATCTAAATGGGAGGAGCCACAAGTTGGTAGACGTCCCCAAATGGGCGGAATTTATGCTGCAAGTAGGTGGAAATTCCTGCCACAGCCAAGGCTGGATGTTTGTGCAGCCAACTTGGAGCAAAAGCCCAGCCATTTGGAGCTGGCACCGACCTACATCTATATCAGACTCGATCATTCAGCCAATGAAACATTTGAACAAGtctttacaacaaaaataaaacatacaaattagACATGACCTTGAACACTATGACATTTTGATCAGACTGTACTCGTAACCCAACCCGGTTTTCATTTGGGTCAAATTTTAAATGCCTTGAAGATTTATTTAAATCAGTATTGCCTACAACAGTAGCTAAAAACAATGCCTAAATATTTGgcaatttgtaaacattaatatatatatatatatatatatatatatatatatatatatatatatatatatatatatacacacataagcACATTAGGAGAAGATGTCAGTTCAAACAAGTGAGCAAATTTACAGCTGAAAAAAGTGCAACAGAAGCTGACCATAAatatcacacaaatacacacacacacacagatccacGAGTTAGGGATGCTGCCTCACTGATAAGATATCTGTTAACCTTACTGTCATAACACACTTCAGCAGTCAAATGTCCAGCAATTAAAACTTGAAAGGTGATTTACAGCTAGTTTAACCATGTTATCAACCAGTTTTACATACAGACGTCAGTGAACAGTATGTATGGGAAGTAAAGTGACGTGCTTACAGtgccaaagaaacaaaaacaaccatAAATGTGTAAACAATTTGCTATATTAAAGCGGTTGCTTGTCAGTCATCCCCAGAGTTAAACATggaattttatattatttcataaCATACAGTAACGTTATGCACAGGTTTTCAAAATGTGTTTCGCTTGATTAGTTTTTTACCTTCCTCTTTAAGTGCGAACTGACACATTTGATGTTGAAAGATAAGGAAGCGTCCTTTTAACATTTTGCAACACACAGTTATATTTATGTACCACAGACAGATCCAAACAACGCCACTTTTTGAAAATATTACACACCATCTAAACGCGACTAGAACGCTGTCAGTTAACATCGCGCGTTTGCACGCAGTTCGTTGATTATAATGGAAGCGTTTTACAAGCGTCGCGTCCCCTGAAAGTAAAGTACAAACCTGTGTGGCCCAGCGAGGACTGATGATTATGACTGGTTTCCCCAAATATGAGTCTGAAGTCCAATTCCTCACTGTAGTTTGTAGTCATTGCCACTTTCTTCTAATAAACTCCTCCAAAACTATATAAACAATCAAGTCCATGCATGCGCGAACGCAACTACAACGCTTCAACTTCAAACAACACTTTGGCTTCCAAACAGAGATGGTGTCAGCGCGAAAACCCGGAACACACAGTCCAgtgtgtctttttttctttctttctgaagtTGGTTAGTTCGAGCCTTTGTTGTCGTTTTTTCTCTATGGTTGTTGGTGAAATAATCCCATGCTGGTTTTGTGTTGATCTAAAGTCTTGCGCACATGTATGTTGATATAGTAGTTACATTTTACACTGCGACTCCAGACGTGACGTCACGACATCTGACAGACTACAAACACTCGCAAAGGAAACACGAGCACGCGCGCGCACGCGGCCTCATTTGCAAACAGCAGCAATAATGTACCGTAACTACTGAGGCAGTAGAGTCAAAGTCGTTTGATACAATAacacaaatgtatacaaataaaccAGACCCGACCAGTTTACAAAACAAACCCTTTGTCTGCAAGGTCAGAATATTGTTGTAGTTCAGTGAGCCCccttggcaaaaaataaaaacaccatgGTAACTAGTTTCCGCCAAAATACCATTCTAATATAGTGGCTCCCACTGAATTTATAATAAGTTAGGCATTTTATATTTTGATGATCACAGTTTTATTGCAGTAACTAA
It includes:
- the LOC127638231 gene encoding nuclear factor of activated T-cells, cytoplasmic 3-like isoform X2 codes for the protein MTTNYSEELDFRLIFGETSHNHQSSLGHTESRLDDDANCYPLFASGSHHPTGQLDSCSTQVYAAPHPGSVQPMESPSRVFDCPSIQITSIPTNCHQDLGTQQLEQLAGACGEGGAGSLSRDQLFPLTLDPSYRDSSSLCPSPCSSLSSRSWLSDASSCESFSHVYDDVEAELNEAAARVRLASPLVSPLASPLPSPLTSPQVSPQVSPLVSPFGSPGCLAAYGDDPWYRYQQQQQQHLQYQYAQSLSPYQSPRTSVTEDSWLSPRPHSSSSRPSSRPTSPCGKRRHSSAEVIPGLASPHLSPNATPSHSPRGSVTEETWLGCATFAPYQTLPLDIDIPSKTRRTYHTNHNQDQVSLLLGQENSGLQDQDLANSSLNSGIATSLPSLKKEDIVEHFLAVPTHFPWAKPKQVNTPLYRSTSLPPLDCPLPSQFGQCELKIEIQPKSHHRAHYETEGSRGAIKSDCGRHPVVKLIGYNEKPISLQMFIGTADERYIRPHLFYQVHRITGKTVATPSQETVIANTKVLEIPLLPENNMSASIDCAGILKLRNSDIELRKGETDIGRKNTRVRAVFRVQIPQHNGKVLSLQVASVPIECSQRLAHELPQIDNFSPACGSLTGGEEMTITGPNINPESVVIFQDKGSDGKTQWEAEVKAIPEKSKNRSIVVKIPPYHKKTMVSSTQVQVSVSNGKRKKSASQFFTYISVQVKQEFGMGTDRATNATTTPAGFITTGDPITSEQAQTLEQWLLSGGSVCASSSTHINYSPQDSSYLNHPHLPDSNHSAGEDLHTMFYHPSVDFTKSSYQKHQDNLSYKGQPSDSINCGLLQGDESSQTFIEQPRSQLGEGYQEMPSEQGHNLHHLGPSLASSLSMLTSPTVDRSGLRAVELVQFPQSSSSQVPPHRHHCTLATVPSISSSTREYLKDPQSIKGTSLKVARKSADPLDYNASQGGESRNVKQEPDEENELIFQNTGLQDITLDDVSEIIVRDLFEFPDSEDTNSVP
- the LOC127638231 gene encoding nuclear factor of activated T-cells, cytoplasmic 3-like isoform X1; the protein is MTTNYSEELDFRLIFGETSHNHQSSLGHTESRLDDDANCYPLFASGSHHPTGQLDSCSTQVYAAPHPGSVQPMESPSRVFDCPSIQITSIPTNCHQDLGTQQLEQLAGACGEGGAGSLSRDQLFPLTLDPSYRDSSSLCPSPCSSLSSRSWLSDASSCESFSHVYDDVEAELNEAAARVRLASPLVSPLASPLPSPLTSPQVSPQVSPLVSPFGSPGCLAAYGDDPWYRYQQQQQQHLQYQYAQSLSPYQSPRTSVTEDSWLSPRPHSSSSRPSSRPTSPCGKRRHSSAEVIPGLASPHLSPNATPSHSPRGSVTEETWLGCATFAPYQTLPLDIDIPSKTRRTYHTNHNQDQVSLLLGQENSGLQDQDLANSSLNSGIATSLPSLKKEDIVEHFLAVPTHFPWAKPKQVNTPLYRSTSLPPLDCPLPSQFGQCELKIEIQPKSHHRAHYETEGSRGAIKSDCGRHPVVKLIGYNEKPISLQMFIGTADERYIRPHLFYQVHRITGKTVATPSQETVIANTKVLEIPLLPENNMSASIDCAGILKLRNSDIELRKGETDIGRKNTRVRAVFRVQIPQHNGKVLSLQVASVPIECSQRLAHELPQIDNFSPACGSLTGGEEMTITGPNINPESVVIFQDKGSDGKTQWEAEVKAIPEKSKNRSIVVKIPPYHKKTMVSSTQVQVSVSNGKRKKSASQFFTYISAVQVKQEFGMGTDRATNATTTPAGFITTGDPITSEQAQTLEQWLLSGGSVCASSSTHINYSPQDSSYLNHPHLPDSNHSAGEDLHTMFYHPSVDFTKSSYQKHQDNLSYKGQPSDSINCGLLQGDESSQTFIEQPRSQLGEGYQEMPSEQGHNLHHLGPSLASSLSMLTSPTVDRSGLRAVELVQFPQSSSSQVPPHRHHCTLATVPSISSSTREYLKDPQSIKGTSLKVARKSADPLDYNASQGGESRNVKQEPDEENELIFQNTGLQDITLDDVSEIIVRDLFEFPDSEDTNSVP